A window of Chryseobacterium sp. IHB B 17019 genomic DNA:
AGTAAATTTAGAATATGAAAAAAATCTTCACCTTATTTATCTTATGCGTTTGTATTCTTTCATTCGCACAGTCAAAAGCACCATTCACCGGAAAAAGAAGCTTCAACATTGAGCAGGGAGCAACTGGATCGGGAACTCCGTCTTATTATTTAAATGTGAAAAATAATAATGACGTTCATTTTGGTTTTATACAGATCAATCAGGCAGACGGAACGGAAACAAAAGAGGAAATTAATGCCGGAAAATACAATCCTAAGGTCATGAAAGTTCATTTTAAAACATACAATGAAACTTTTCATGTAAAATTCGATAAAGAAAGAATCTATCTTACCGACGAAAAAGGAAAAATAAAAAAATCAGATGACTGCTGCCCTGCTTCTGAAATGGCTGAGCTGAACTGCAGTTGCGAAAGCATATTATATAAGTAATGAAGCTTTTCCGATATGTATTCCTCTTTATTTTTCTGGTATCATGCAGCCCGAAAGAGAATCATTCCTACACTTTCTATTACTGGAAAACCAAGCTTTCTTTGAATCAGGGAGAAAAGAAGACATTAGATCAGGTCACTTTTCCTTATTTATATACCAGATTTTTTGATATAGATAAAATTGACGGAAAATTTCAACCGGTGGGAGTTATTACCAAAGACAAAAGTTTTGAAACCCAAAAACAAATAGTTCCGACTGTTTTTATCACCAACCGGACTTTTCTTTACATCAAAAAAGAAGAAATCACCTTTCTTGCGAAAAATATTTCAGATTTAATTCAGAAGAAAGTTTCAGAATTTGACTTAAAAACCAACAATGAAATTCAGATCGACTGCGACTGGACGGCCGGAACAAAGGATGATTATTTTAAATTTTTAAAAGAATTACAAAAAGTTTCAGGCAGAGAAGTTACCTGTACGCTTCGGCTTCATCAGGTAAAAGACAAAAACCAGACGGGAATTCCGCCTGTGAAGAAGGTTTATCTTATGTGTTATTCTACATCGTCACCGTTGGAAAACTCAGATAAAAATTCAATTCTTGACGTGAATACTCTGAAAAGTTACCTTTCAAAAGTCGATGAATATCCGATCAGGCAGATTGAAGTTGCCCTACCCATCTATTCCTGGGGAATTGTTACGAATTACCTCGGAAAACATAAGTTAATTAATGCTTTATCTAAAAATGACCTTCAAAATCCTAACTTTAAGATGATTTCAGAAAATGAGGCTGAGATCCGGAAAGACGGGTTTTATTTTGGAAATTATTTAAATAAAGGATTCAGAATAAAAATTGAAGAAATCTCGGATCAGCAATTGGAAGATGTTGTTGATTTTCTGCAGAAAAAAATACCACATTTTAATATTATTTATTATCAATTAGATAATAAATTTGTTACGGACCAAAATTTTACTCTGTAATTTTTTACGTTAAATTAAGAATAAAACAAAAAAACTAATATGAAAAAATATATTCTCTCACTCGCTGTTTTAGCGCTTTTTTATACAAAATCGGAAGCCTGCGCCTGGTCTGATCCGGATTATGAATACTTTAATTTATTTACCCAAAGTATTATTAAGGATAAATCTTATCTGCCGTTTCTTCACAGCTACTCAACAAGGTTTTATACGGATTTCAAGCCTAATCAGATTCCGGATGAAAATATTGATGCCTGGAAAAAATTCTTTAATAATCAGTTGACTTTTGCGGAAACCGATTATCTGGTGAATAAAATGAATATTAATGATCTTAATGCATTAAAAAAAGGAAGTCCAACGAATCAGCTATTGACAAAACTGGGATCCGGTTTCTATCAAAAATATCATGAAGGAATTGATTACCTGATCGAGGCCAAATACCTGGAGCCTTACATGAGAATCAATTATGTAGAAAGCCCAAACTCATTTTATTACAATGAAACCCAGGCTGAAAAAAATGCTACAAATCTTGATTACAATAAAACAATTTCTGCACTAACTTCCCTATACAACACTGCAAAAAATCCTGAAATCAAACAACGCTACGGATATCAGCTTGTTCGTTTCAATCATTACACCAGAAATTATGATGCTGCGGCCCAGGCGTTTAAAACTTATGTTGCACCCATAAAATTGAAAGGTACACCTTACATTATGGCACTTGACCAGCTTGCAGGAGCACAAAGAGGTTTGGGATTGAACAGTGAAGCCAACTGGAATTTCTTTCAGGTTTTTAAAGACAGTAAAAGCCGTAAGGAATCTGCTTTTGTGTCAATGAAACTTTCAGATACTGCTTCTTTTAATAATATTTTAAAGAGAGCCAACACGGATGACGAAAAAAATATGGCATATTTCCTTTTGGGCTATGAAGATTTCAACAATCCGATTCCGATTATGGAAAAAATGTTTGAAATCAACCCTGATTCCGAAATTCTTAAAGTGATGGCTGTGAGAAGTATCAATGAGCTGGAAAGGAATTATCTCCCGATTTATTATTACAGTTCAAACGATAATAATGCAACGGTACAAACGACAAACAATGTAAATAAAACAACCGATCAGCCAGAAACCGAAGCCACGGAAGTAAAAAAAGAAGAATTTTCTTTCTGGCAAAAAATTGTGAGATTCTTTAAAAATCTTTTCGGTAGTTCGAAGGATAAAAAATCTACTGAATCCAAAGCCGGTCAAGATGATGATGAACTGCTGAATAATCCGGACAGAATTCCAGTCTTTACCAAAAACAATTATTGGTATGACGAAAAATCCAAAGACTTTCTGGATGATCTGGAAAAATTCACCGATAAGACAAAAGAAAAATCTAAAGATGAATATTGGCAAATTGCAGATGCTTATCTAAAGTTCCTGAAAAAAGATTATAAAGCAAGTACGGAAATTCTGAATGATATTAAAACGACCAATCCTGAATATCTGGAAGAGATCAAAAGAATGAAAATTTTGAATGATATCGTTTCCCGACCAAAAATTGATGCAGAATACGAAGATCATTTAATGAAAGATTATGCTGAATATTTCACAGAAAAAGAAGTAAAAAAAGACAGTACGGAAACTACGGATTATGACTATTACGGTGAAGTTCCATCGACTAAAGACTTTCTGAAAGATGTTTTGGCGAACCGTTATTTCCTTCAGGGTGAAGACGGAAAATCCTACTTAATGAACAATAAGCTCTCGGATCTTCAATACAACCCGAATTCCAGCTTGGTGAAAAGTGTGGAAGATTTTTACAGGAAACCTAATAAGACCCAGTTTGAGCAACAGATTATTGCTAAAAACATTAATGATGTAGGAAGTATTGATGCATTTTTTGCAGTAATTTATGGTGACAGGGCGATGAGACAGGCTGATTTTGAAAAGGCAAAATCTTACTATCAAAAAGCCCAGGGCTTCTCAGGAATTCCAAGATCCGAATGGAATTATGATGCAAAAAAACAAACACCTCTTCAATATCCAGCAAATGTTTATAACGGTTTCAACAACATTTCCGATCTGGTTTTCGGTCATAATGTTTGGGAAAGCTATCAAAGTGCGCCTGATGAAAGCATGGAGAAAGAAGATTACTCGCAATTTCCATTTATTAAGCCGACCATGAATAAAATGGAATTGGCGGATGCTTTAGTTCAGCTTCAAAAAATCGGAACGACGAAAAATGAAAAGTCTGCAACTGCGAATCGACTGATTGGGAATTTATTGTACAATACTTCGATTTTAGGATATTACAGGCAACTATTTGTCATGGATATTGACAATACAAACGGCGGAAAATATGATTTCCGAAGCACCAACAAACAAAATCCTTATCAATATTATTACAAAAACTTCCTGGATCGCTCTTATATTGAGCCGGATAATTTTGATCTTGCCATTAACTATTATAAAAAGGCATTAGACATCTCATCTGATAAAGAGCAAAAAGCGAGAATTCTTTTCCAGATGGCAAGTGCTGAACAAGGTAAATATTATCAGTATGAAGCTCAAAACCCTTCTAATATTGATTATTCAGACCCGAAATGGAGCGAAAAAACGGATGCTCACCAAAAACAGCTGGATCAGATTAAAAACCAGAAATACAGAACGTATTTTGCACTGCTCAAGACTCAGTATGCTAATACGGAAACAGCAAAAAACCTTATGGGGAGCTGTTCTTACTTCAGTTACTTTATGAAATAAATCTTATGAAAAAAGGAATCAGTTTGATTCCTTTTTTTGTTGTTTTTCAAGCCACTCTTCATGTTTTTTCCTGAAGGCTTCGTGCTTATAGTCCTGATTTCTGTGAGCCGCATCTATTGAGTGCGAGCTATGGATATCATCATCTTCTTCAGCAAAATCTGAAAGTTTTTCATAATAATTATGAAGCTGATCGAGCTCTTTTTCCGTGAGATCTTCGATATCTACAATCCTGTTGCTGGCTTTTTCGTTGGCGGCAATCAGTTCATTTAGTTTGATCTGAATTGCTTTTGAATCTTTATTTTGTGCTTTCTGAATCAGGAAAACCATCAGAAAGGTAATAATTGTAGTTCCTGTATTAATAACAAGCTGCCACGTTTCTGAATAATTAAAAAACGGACCTGAAATAGCCCAAATAACAACGATCGTTGTTGCACCGATAAAAGCGTACGGGCTTCCAGTAAATTTGGTTGCCCAGTCTGAAAATCTTTCAAAAATACTCCTCTTATGTGAATTTGCCATTTTTAAATCAGTTTAGAAAAAACATGCAAAAACTCCGCCGAAGTAAGCAGAGTTTGAGTTAAGTTAATTGGTTAATATTTTACAGCTTTATTGAGCTCTATTGGATTATTTGTTTTTTTGAGCATTTCCTGCAGTTTCCTACTGAGATCATTAAATTGCTCGATATTAGTGATTTTTGTTCCCATGACAAACATTTGTCCCTGCATATTCTCTTTGAAGTTATTTCTCATATTGGCCAAAGGATCATTAAAAAATTCTTTCTTTTTCTTTTCCCTCATTTTTTCTGAAATCATTAATGGTTTCCTTCCATAGAAAGTTTCAACAATTCCGGTGGTATCGTATGTTTCTTTTAACTTATTATTTTTAACTAAAGTAAAAATGAAATTAGACTTAGAGTCCTGCAATTCGAATATCAATCCAGGCAAACCGTTGAACTTATAAGGTCCTTCCGGAATATTAATTTCTTTATTAAACCATGCTGTCCAGTTTCTTCCGCCGAAATTGGCTGTGGCTTTTTGCAAAGTATATTCACCTGTTTTTTTAGTTTCAGTTGATAATTTCCAGTTGATTTTATCTTCACTTATGTAAGAGAACATATCAAAATTGATTAATTCATAATTCTGATTTTTAAATGAATTTCGTTCTCTCTTGACGGTTGGAAAATCACCGCCGTATTGATGCTCATAATTACCTTTTACCTTGTTGATGGAATCGGATTCCAAATAATAATATTCGTAAAACTTTACGTCTTTCGGATTGACATCTAATACAAAATTCAATTTATCAAAATTTGTTTGTGTTGAATCTCTTTTAAACTGAAGTTCATAAATAAACCGGTTTGTCTGTGCATTGATACAAAAACTCATTAATACCATTAATGATAGAATTCTTTTCATAGTAATTTTTTTACAAATATATAAAATATTTAGAACCTTGCAATACATAATAGTGTTGTATTTAAACATCTGAAAATTAAATTAAACTTTATTTATATCTCAGAAATTTGAATTAATTTTAGACTAAACTAAAATCATTAAAACAAAATATTATGAAATCATCCATTTCAAATGAGGAATTCTATGCTGGCTTACAGCATCTACCAAAACTCCAATACCCTTTTCCGGATTTTATTCATCCTGATTTCCAACAACAAAGGCAGGAGTATTATGACTGGATAGACCGGGAATATACTTTCCACAGCCGGGAAGCCTGTGAAAAACACAAAAAACATAACCTAACTGATATTGCTGCACGTGGTTGTCCATTCCTGAAAACAATTGATGAACTCCGGCCTTTGGCAAATTATGCCGCAAATGGCGCTATGATGGATGATTATTGGGATCGTTGCACTCACGAAGAAATGACTGAAATAAGTAAACGTATAATCGCACTACTCACCGGTGAAGATCTAAAAGAACCTATTGACAATGGGATATTCCATCAGTTCTGGATATTAAGGCAGGACGCCATTAAATGTGGCATGCCTGAATATTTATATCAAAAATATGTGAATGCAATACGTGATGTTTTTCAAGGCTATTCGGATGAAAGGGTTTATTACAGGGCGAATGTAATTCCCACTTTAGCAGTTTACATGCTTATCCGAAACGCTACAAGCGGAGCACATCCTTTTTGCTGGTATGTAGCTATGCAGAAAGATTATCGCCAGTTACCAGATAATGTATTTGATCATCCCCATATTTTGCGTTTGCATACGATTTGTTCAATATTGATCGGTATTCACAACGATATTATCTCTTTACCAAAAGAACTTAGCAGGGAAGAAGATACAATGAATCTCGTTAAAGTATTAAAGCAGGAACATAACATATCAATTCATGATGCTTACATGATGGCTCTTGATATTCATGATAATTATCTAAATGAATTTCTGGTTTTACATAAAAATCTCCCTCAATTCGGGAAATGGCAGGAAATGGCTTATGACTATGTCCAGGATCTTGGTATTATGGTAGCCGGAGTTTACGCATGGCACACCAATGATACAACGCGTTATGTAAACGGCGGGTATGTAGAAGGAGAATATGTAAGTAAGGATTAAATAAAAAAAGGAATCGTATATGATTCCTTTTTTTACTTCTTAGATATTTTTAATATCCCATATTCATATAAACTTTTCTTCCGTTTAATGGCTGAATAGCTCTGAAATTAGGTTCTGTATAAATTGATTTGTAAGAATTAAATTGATCGGCAGATAGCTGTTGTTTGTTCTTAAATACAAACCATGTAACAGGTCCTCCATTTGTAATAGAAGAGTTTGCACCAAAGTTTGGAGTTGTCAGTGAGCCGTTATAGGTAAAATATTCCCGCGAGTTGGCTGGCAATAATCCCGCAATATCAAATGTGGTATTTGGAGAGTTTATAGCATTATTATTGGCTGGAGATTGGGCAAATAAATTTTGAAGTAAAGTATTTCCGCTACCAAGATCAACCAAAACACCTAAAACAACATAAGAATTGTCCGCTGCCACATTCACAAAGTGGATTTCCATGGTGCTGTATTTCCCATCAATGGTATGCTCGCTGCTGTAATGAAAGTGAAAATTTACCAGATTGTACTTTTTACCGTTTACAGTAATATAATTATTAAAATTATCAGTTCCGTTTACATTTACCCGAAGATTTTCACCCGCATTATTCTGGACCGAACTTAAAGTGACAGCACCGTAATGAATCGTCGGATCACTACTGTGGAATACAACGGCTTTTGATGGCTCGATATTAATTGGGGTCTGTGCTTCTGCAACTGCGGCGGGAATGTTTGAAGTAAAGATTGGTGTACTGATAATGTCTGAAGGATAGGAGTTCAGCTCATGTAATGTCTCGTTATCGCTTTGGCAGGATGTTAATAACATAGTAGGAATTAACCCTAAAATAAAAACAATTTTTCTGACATTGGGTTTCAACCCCAATGATAAATTTACTTTTTTTCTCATTTGTATCTAATAATTATGTTTAATTATTGAACGCAAATTTATAGATATTTTAAAAGTTAATAAACAGCAAGTCAATATTTTAATTAAGTTTTAATCGAAATTAAAAATTCATAAAGTGATTAAAAATTTTAATTTAAAATATTAAAAGCATGTAAAATTATTCATATTCATTCAAGGCAATTTGAATAAGAGATTTAAGCAAAAAAAATCCGCTCCAAAAAGGAACGGATTTTATTATAATCATTGCAAAGTATGCAATTATCACACTTTAATTTCCACGTCTACACCGCTTGGCAACTCTAATTTCATTAGAGCATCCACAGTTTTGGAAGAAGAAGAGTAGATATCCATCAATCTCTTGTGAGCAGAAAGTTGGAACTGTTCTCTAGCTTTCTTGTTTACGTGTGGAGATCTCAACACAGTGAAGATTCTCTTATTTGTTGGCAATGGAATAGGTCCGTTTACAACAGCACCAGTAGCCTTTACCGTTTTTACGATTTTCTCAGCAGACTTGTCTACCAAGTTGTAATCGTAAGATTTTAGTTTTATTCTGATTCTTTGTGACATTTCTTTAGTTTAAAAATTAACCTTTTGCTTTAGCAATGATTTCTTCAGCAACGTTTTGTGGAGTAGCCTGGTATTTCTCTAATTCCATAGAAGAAGTAGCTCTTCCTGATGAAAGTGTTCTTAGAGTTGTTACATATCCAAACATTTCAGAAAGTGGAACAGAACCTTTGATTACAACAGCACCGTTTTTCTCTTCCTGACCACTGATGGTACCTCTTCTCTTGTTAAGGTCACCAATGATATTACCCATATATTCTTCCGGAGTTACAACTTCCAGTTTCATAATTGGCTCCATGATTACTGGCTTAGCAGCACGTCCCGCTTCTTTAAATCCTAATTTAGCAGCCATCTCAAAAGAAAGTGCATCAGAATCCACTGCGTGGAAAGATCCGTCTTTAAGAACTACTTTAATACCTTCAACTTCGAAACCAGCCAAAGGACCGTTTTTCATTGCAGCTTTAAAGCCTTTTTCAATAGCAGGAACAAATTCTCTAGGAACGTTACCACCTTTGATCTCGTTAATAAATTCTAAACCTATTTTACCTTCGTCAGCTGGTCCTAGTTCAAATACGATATCCGCAAATTTACCTTTACCACCAGATTGTTTTTTGTAAACTTCTCTGTGCTGAGCAACTTTTGTAAGATTTTCTTTGTATTCTACCTGAGGCTGACCTTGGT
This region includes:
- the rpsJ gene encoding 30S ribosomal protein S10, which encodes MSQRIRIKLKSYDYNLVDKSAEKIVKTVKATGAVVNGPIPLPTNKRIFTVLRSPHVNKKAREQFQLSAHKRLMDIYSSSSKTVDALMKLELPSGVDVEIKV
- a CDS encoding terpene synthase family protein, which produces MKSSISNEEFYAGLQHLPKLQYPFPDFIHPDFQQQRQEYYDWIDREYTFHSREACEKHKKHNLTDIAARGCPFLKTIDELRPLANYAANGAMMDDYWDRCTHEEMTEISKRIIALLTGEDLKEPIDNGIFHQFWILRQDAIKCGMPEYLYQKYVNAIRDVFQGYSDERVYYRANVIPTLAVYMLIRNATSGAHPFCWYVAMQKDYRQLPDNVFDHPHILRLHTICSILIGIHNDIISLPKELSREEDTMNLVKVLKQEHNISIHDAYMMALDIHDNYLNEFLVLHKNLPQFGKWQEMAYDYVQDLGIMVAGVYAWHTNDTTRYVNGGYVEGEYVSKD
- a CDS encoding carbonic anhydrase family protein, which translates into the protein MRKKVNLSLGLKPNVRKIVFILGLIPTMLLTSCQSDNETLHELNSYPSDIISTPIFTSNIPAAVAEAQTPINIEPSKAVVFHSSDPTIHYGAVTLSSVQNNAGENLRVNVNGTDNFNNYITVNGKKYNLVNFHFHYSSEHTIDGKYSTMEIHFVNVAADNSYVVLGVLVDLGSGNTLLQNLFAQSPANNNAINSPNTTFDIAGLLPANSREYFTYNGSLTTPNFGANSSITNGGPVTWFVFKNKQQLSADQFNSYKSIYTEPNFRAIQPLNGRKVYMNMGY
- a CDS encoding GLPGLI family protein; amino-acid sequence: MKRILSLMVLMSFCINAQTNRFIYELQFKRDSTQTNFDKLNFVLDVNPKDVKFYEYYYLESDSINKVKGNYEHQYGGDFPTVKRERNSFKNQNYELINFDMFSYISEDKINWKLSTETKKTGEYTLQKATANFGGRNWTAWFNKEINIPEGPYKFNGLPGLIFELQDSKSNFIFTLVKNNKLKETYDTTGIVETFYGRKPLMISEKMREKKKKEFFNDPLANMRNNFKENMQGQMFVMGTKITNIEQFNDLSRKLQEMLKKTNNPIELNKAVKY
- a CDS encoding low affinity iron permease family protein produces the protein MANSHKRSIFERFSDWATKFTGSPYAFIGATTIVVIWAISGPFFNYSETWQLVINTGTTIITFLMVFLIQKAQNKDSKAIQIKLNELIAANEKASNRIVDIEDLTEKELDQLHNYYEKLSDFAEEDDDIHSSHSIDAAHRNQDYKHEAFRKKHEEWLEKQQKKESN